One Phoenix dactylifera cultivar Barhee BC4 chromosome 8, palm_55x_up_171113_PBpolish2nd_filt_p, whole genome shotgun sequence genomic window carries:
- the LOC103720958 gene encoding L-Ala-D/L-amino acid epimerase isoform X1, with protein MDPFRSSTLGSFAPSHPFLSTPYERLLSRFPKPFRRNSVFVFAGTSTRRSSPSVPMTFGFDTLKETFSVDVSRAEGRPLDVPLIAPFTIASSRLDAVGNVAVRVELRNGSVGWGEAPVLPSVTAEDQPAALAAAGDACGLLVRSPAMTLGALLFEVARVLPGHEFASVRAGVEMALIDAVANSIRIPLWRLFGGVSNSLTTDITIPIVSPNEAAELAAKYCKQGFSTLKLKVGKDLSSDIEVLKAIRSVHPDCSFILDANEGYTAQQAIEVLDKLHEMGVVPILFEQPVHRDDWEGLHHVSHVAKDKYGVSVAADESCRGLHDAQRIIQGNLAHVINIKLAKLGVLGALEIIDVARKAGLALMIGGMVETRLAMGFAGHQAAGLGCFSFVDLDTPLLLSEDPVIGGYEVSGAVYKFTNARGHGGFLHWDNIACFHIINLVYV; from the exons ATGGATCCATTCCGCTCTTCCACTCTCGGCTCCTTCGCCCCTTCCCATCCCTTTCTGAGCACTCCCTATGAAAGACTCCTCTCCCGATTCCCCAAACCCTTCCGCCGTAATTCCGTTTTCGTCTTCGCCGGCACCTCCACCCGCCGGTCGTCCCCCTCCGTCCCCATGACCTTCGGCTTCGACACCCTCAAGGAGACCTTCTCCGTCGACGTCAGCCGCGCCGAGGGGCGGCCCCTCGACGTCCCCCTCATCGCCCCCTTCACCATCGCCTCCTCGCGGCTCGACGCCGTCGGGAACGTCGCCGTCCGGGTGGAGCTCCGCAACGGCTCCGTCGGCTGGGGAGAGGCCCCCGTGCTGCCCTCCGTCACCGCCGAGGACCAGCCCGCCGCCCTCGCCGCAGCTGGCGACGCCTGCGGCCTCCTCGTCCGCAGCCCGGCGATGACGCTTGGTGCCCTGCTCTTCGAGGTCGCCCGCGTCCTCCCCGGCCATGAATTCGCTTCG GTTAGAGCTGGAGTCGAGATGGCACTGATCGATGCGGTTGCTAATAGCATTCGCATACCTCTTTGGAGATTGTTTGGCGGAGTATCAAATTCCTTAACTACAGATATAACA ATTCCGATTGTATCCCCAAATGAAGCTGCTGAGTTGGCTGCGAAATACTGTAAACAAGGGTTTAGCACATTGAAGCTGAAGGTGGGGAAAGATTTGAGTTCGGACATCGAAGTTCTAAAGGCCATAAGATCAGTTCATCCTGATTGCTCTTTTATTTTGGATGCAAATGAAGGCTATACAGCTCAACAAGCAATTGAAGTTCTTGATAAACTCCATG AAATGggggttgttcctattctatTTGAGCAACCTGTTCACAGAGATGACTGGGAGGGTCTCCATCATGTTAGTCATGTTGCAAAGGACAAATACGGCGTATCTGTTGCTGCAGATGAAAGTTGTAGGGGTTTACATGATGCACAGAGAATCATACAaggaaatcttgctcatgtCATCAATATTAAGCTGGCCAAACTAGGGGTTCTTGGGGCTCTTGAGATAATTGATGTTGCAAGAAAAGCAGGTCTTGCACTTATGATTGGTGGTATGGTTGAAACGAGACTTGCCATGGGCTTTGCTGGTCATCAGGCTGCTGGTCTTGGTTGTTTCAG TTTTGTTGATCTTGACACACCTCTTCTTTTGTCTGAGGATCCAGTAATTGGCGGATATGAAG TTTCTGGTGCTGTCTACAAGTTCACCAATGCCAGGGGCCATGGTGGTTTTCTTCATTGGGACAATATTGCTTG CTTCCATATCATAAATCTCGTTTATGTTTGA
- the LOC103720958 gene encoding L-Ala-D/L-amino acid epimerase isoform X2 has product MDPFRSSTLGSFAPSHPFLSTPYERLLSRFPKPFRRNSVFVFAGTSTRRSSPSVPMTFGFDTLKETFSVDVSRAEGRPLDVPLIAPFTIASSRLDAVGNVAVRVELRNGSVGWGEAPVLPSVTAEDQPAALAAAGDACGLLVRSPAMTLGALLFEVARVLPGHEFASVRAGVEMALIDAVANSIRIPLWRLFGGVSNSLTTDITIPIVSPNEAAELAAKYCKQGFSTLKLKVGKDLSSDIEVLKAIRSVHPDCSFILDANEGYTAQQAIEVLDKLHEMGVVPILFEQPVHRDDWEGLHHVSHVAKDKYGVSVAADESCRGLHDAQRIIQGNLAHVINIKLAKLGVLGALEIIDVARKAGLALMIGGMVETRLAMGFAGHQAAGLGCFSFVDLDTPLLLSEDPVIGGYEVSGAVYKFTNARGHGGFLHWDNIAW; this is encoded by the exons ATGGATCCATTCCGCTCTTCCACTCTCGGCTCCTTCGCCCCTTCCCATCCCTTTCTGAGCACTCCCTATGAAAGACTCCTCTCCCGATTCCCCAAACCCTTCCGCCGTAATTCCGTTTTCGTCTTCGCCGGCACCTCCACCCGCCGGTCGTCCCCCTCCGTCCCCATGACCTTCGGCTTCGACACCCTCAAGGAGACCTTCTCCGTCGACGTCAGCCGCGCCGAGGGGCGGCCCCTCGACGTCCCCCTCATCGCCCCCTTCACCATCGCCTCCTCGCGGCTCGACGCCGTCGGGAACGTCGCCGTCCGGGTGGAGCTCCGCAACGGCTCCGTCGGCTGGGGAGAGGCCCCCGTGCTGCCCTCCGTCACCGCCGAGGACCAGCCCGCCGCCCTCGCCGCAGCTGGCGACGCCTGCGGCCTCCTCGTCCGCAGCCCGGCGATGACGCTTGGTGCCCTGCTCTTCGAGGTCGCCCGCGTCCTCCCCGGCCATGAATTCGCTTCG GTTAGAGCTGGAGTCGAGATGGCACTGATCGATGCGGTTGCTAATAGCATTCGCATACCTCTTTGGAGATTGTTTGGCGGAGTATCAAATTCCTTAACTACAGATATAACA ATTCCGATTGTATCCCCAAATGAAGCTGCTGAGTTGGCTGCGAAATACTGTAAACAAGGGTTTAGCACATTGAAGCTGAAGGTGGGGAAAGATTTGAGTTCGGACATCGAAGTTCTAAAGGCCATAAGATCAGTTCATCCTGATTGCTCTTTTATTTTGGATGCAAATGAAGGCTATACAGCTCAACAAGCAATTGAAGTTCTTGATAAACTCCATG AAATGggggttgttcctattctatTTGAGCAACCTGTTCACAGAGATGACTGGGAGGGTCTCCATCATGTTAGTCATGTTGCAAAGGACAAATACGGCGTATCTGTTGCTGCAGATGAAAGTTGTAGGGGTTTACATGATGCACAGAGAATCATACAaggaaatcttgctcatgtCATCAATATTAAGCTGGCCAAACTAGGGGTTCTTGGGGCTCTTGAGATAATTGATGTTGCAAGAAAAGCAGGTCTTGCACTTATGATTGGTGGTATGGTTGAAACGAGACTTGCCATGGGCTTTGCTGGTCATCAGGCTGCTGGTCTTGGTTGTTTCAG TTTTGTTGATCTTGACACACCTCTTCTTTTGTCTGAGGATCCAGTAATTGGCGGATATGAAG TTTCTGGTGCTGTCTACAAGTTCACCAATGCCAGGGGCCATGGTGGTTTTCTTCATTGGGACAATATTGCTTG
- the LOC103720973 gene encoding transcription factor PHYTOCHROME INTERACTING FACTOR-LIKE 15-like, translating to MTNRSSSPWGFQEAGEDDDDAIPRQPSALIVSSDMDYFAEILGPLSPVGDAHFSLHATATSGVVGVGEEGESSGEFEKGSSSGTKSDAMGLEDPRSGPSQEVERKREISRKRKRNRTSQMHNQTERRRRDKITAKLKALQELIPGSHKLDTASMLDEAIAYMKSLQQQIQIMSGAALYQAPFLSPAAVQCLGAPQFPPFSSSGPYNAMSLGFGMGMSSIACSIRPPLLSSLSPLPATSLLPMPTLNSIPHYRSPLRGHYMPFASSPEFPASVVTQAARNQSSQAESFSSINQAETGRQEMQSVIADDLQIPAITQAK from the exons ATGACGAACCGGAGCTCGTCGCCGTGGGGCTTTCAGGAGGCCGGAGAGGACGACGATGACGCGATTCCCCGGCAACCGTCGGCTCTGATCGTGTCCTCCGATATGGACTACTTCGCGGAAATCCTCGGCCCCCTGTCTCCCGTCGGCGACGCCCACTTCTCTCTGCACGCCACCGCCACCTCCGGGGTGGTCGGCGtgggggaggagggggagagCTCGGGAGAGTTCGAGAAGGGGAGTTCGAGCGGGACCAAGAGCGACGCCATGGGCTTGGAGGACCCTCGCAGCGGCCCGAGTcaa GAGGTTGAAAGGAAGCGGGAGATTTCGAGGAAAAGGAAACGGAATCGGACGTCGCAGATGCACAACCAAACAGAGAGG AGGCGGAGGGATAAAATAACAGCAAAATTGAAGGCATTGCAGGAGCTCATACCCGGTTCCCACAAG TTGGACACAGCATCTATGCTGGATGAGGCTATTGCATACATGAAATCCCTTCAGCAACAAATTCAG ATCATGTCAGGTGCCGCTCTGTATCAAGCTCCATTTCTGTCACCTGCTGCAGTGCAGTGCCTGGGCGCACCTCAATTCCCTCCATTCTCATCTTCGGGACCATATAATGCCATGAGCCTGGGATTCGGAATGGGAATGAGTAGCATCGCTTGTTCAATTCGGCCCCCTCTTTTGTCCTCCCTTTCTCCATTGCCAGCCACGAGTTTGCTTCCCATGCCCACCTTAAACTCCATTCCGCACTACCGTTCACCATTGCGTGGGCATTACATGCCTTTCGCTTCATCACCAGAATTTCCAGCATCTGTGGTCACGCAAGCCGCTCGTAACCAAAGTTCGCAGGCGGAGTCCTTCAGTTCAATAAATCAAGCAGAAACTGGTCGTCAAGAGATGCAGTCAGTCATTGCAGATGACCTACAAATCCCAGCGATCACCCAG GCCAAGTAG
- the LOC103720958 gene encoding L-Ala-D/L-amino acid epimerase isoform X4 — protein MDPFRSSTLGSFAPSHPFLSTPYERLLSRFPKPFRRNSVFVFAGTSTRRSSPSVPMTFGFDTLKETFSVDVSRAEGRPLDVPLIAPFTIASSRLDAVGNVAVRVELRNGSVGWGEAPVLPSVTAEDQPAALAAAGDACGLLVRSPAMTLGALLFEVARVLPGHEFASVRAGVEMALIDAVANSIRIPLWRLFGGVSNSLTTDITIPIVSPNEAAELAAKYCKQGFSTLKLKVGKDLSSDIEVLKAIRSVHPDCSFILDANEGYTAQQAIEVLDKLHEMGVVPILFEQPVHRDDWEGLHHVSHVAKDKYGVSVAADESCRGLHDAQRIIQGNLAHVINIKLAKLGVLGALEIIDVARKAGLALMIGGMVETRLAMGFAGHQAAGLGCFSFVDLDTPLLLSEDPVIGGYEVSGAVYKFTNARGHGGFLHWDNIA, from the exons ATGGATCCATTCCGCTCTTCCACTCTCGGCTCCTTCGCCCCTTCCCATCCCTTTCTGAGCACTCCCTATGAAAGACTCCTCTCCCGATTCCCCAAACCCTTCCGCCGTAATTCCGTTTTCGTCTTCGCCGGCACCTCCACCCGCCGGTCGTCCCCCTCCGTCCCCATGACCTTCGGCTTCGACACCCTCAAGGAGACCTTCTCCGTCGACGTCAGCCGCGCCGAGGGGCGGCCCCTCGACGTCCCCCTCATCGCCCCCTTCACCATCGCCTCCTCGCGGCTCGACGCCGTCGGGAACGTCGCCGTCCGGGTGGAGCTCCGCAACGGCTCCGTCGGCTGGGGAGAGGCCCCCGTGCTGCCCTCCGTCACCGCCGAGGACCAGCCCGCCGCCCTCGCCGCAGCTGGCGACGCCTGCGGCCTCCTCGTCCGCAGCCCGGCGATGACGCTTGGTGCCCTGCTCTTCGAGGTCGCCCGCGTCCTCCCCGGCCATGAATTCGCTTCG GTTAGAGCTGGAGTCGAGATGGCACTGATCGATGCGGTTGCTAATAGCATTCGCATACCTCTTTGGAGATTGTTTGGCGGAGTATCAAATTCCTTAACTACAGATATAACA ATTCCGATTGTATCCCCAAATGAAGCTGCTGAGTTGGCTGCGAAATACTGTAAACAAGGGTTTAGCACATTGAAGCTGAAGGTGGGGAAAGATTTGAGTTCGGACATCGAAGTTCTAAAGGCCATAAGATCAGTTCATCCTGATTGCTCTTTTATTTTGGATGCAAATGAAGGCTATACAGCTCAACAAGCAATTGAAGTTCTTGATAAACTCCATG AAATGggggttgttcctattctatTTGAGCAACCTGTTCACAGAGATGACTGGGAGGGTCTCCATCATGTTAGTCATGTTGCAAAGGACAAATACGGCGTATCTGTTGCTGCAGATGAAAGTTGTAGGGGTTTACATGATGCACAGAGAATCATACAaggaaatcttgctcatgtCATCAATATTAAGCTGGCCAAACTAGGGGTTCTTGGGGCTCTTGAGATAATTGATGTTGCAAGAAAAGCAGGTCTTGCACTTATGATTGGTGGTATGGTTGAAACGAGACTTGCCATGGGCTTTGCTGGTCATCAGGCTGCTGGTCTTGGTTGTTTCAG TTTTGTTGATCTTGACACACCTCTTCTTTTGTCTGAGGATCCAGTAATTGGCGGATATGAAG TTTCTGGTGCTGTCTACAAGTTCACCAATGCCAGGGGCCATGGTGGTTTTCTTCATTGGGACAATATTGCTTG
- the LOC103720960 gene encoding reticulon-like protein B4: MSSSSSSTSDGRPSTSKKLFGREKPLHDLLGGGKGADIVLWRNKPLSAGILAAVTVIWLLFEVVGYHLLALLCHMTIVAMLAVFIWDNGADLVKLPSPSIPGDYLPVAAFREVVLTFKEVVLTFKEAVPTFQSMFYGFMFLLRNIAYGKDLKSLLLAVGSLWLLSVIGSCWSFLGLLYFVCLCIQTLPALYETYEDQVDDLASKGIHHLKELLKKFREDYLPTIPRGSVEEKKVQ; this comes from the exons ATGTCAAGTTCTTCATCATCCACGTCTGATGGCCGCCCATCGACCTCCAAAAAACTCTTTGGTCGGGAGAAGCCTCTTCATGATCTTCTAGGTGGAGGAAAAG GTGCTGACATTGTTCTATGGAGAAACAAGCCGTTATCAGCAGGGATACTTGCTGCGGTTACTGTGATATGGCTACTCTTCGAGGTGGTGGGATACCATCTTCTCGCACTCCTTTGCCACATGACTATTGTAGCTATGCTAGCGGTCTTCATTTGGGACAATGGAGCAGATCTGGTTAAACT GCCTTCTCCCTCGATCCCTGGAGATTACTTACCAGTAGCAGCCTTCAGAGAAGTTGTGCTGACCTTCAAAGAAGTTGTGCTGACCTTCAAAGAAGCTGTGCCGACCTTCCAATCCATGTTTTATGGCTTTATGTTCTTGCTCCGTAACATTGCATATGGAAAAGATCTCAAGTCGCTCCTCTTG GCAGTTGGTTCTCTCTGGTTACTATCAGTGATAGGAAGCTGTTGGAGCTTCCTTGGTCTCCTATATTTTG TCTGTCTCTGCATTCAGACGCTGCCTGCTTTATACGAGACATATGAGGACCAAGTGGACGATCTAGCGAGCAAGGGAATCCATCATCTAAAAGAACTTCTGAAAAAATTTCGTGAGGATTACCTCCCCACAATTCCAAGAGGCTCGGTGGAGGAAAAGAAAGTCCAGTGA